A DNA window from Argopecten irradians isolate NY chromosome 10, Ai_NY, whole genome shotgun sequence contains the following coding sequences:
- the LOC138334052 gene encoding mucin-4-like, which yields MVAIRRCSDSYSPGMTALTDQILTDLALTDQILTDLTLTDLALTDLALTDQTLTDQTLTDLTLTDQTLTDLALTDQTLTDLALTDQTLTDQTLTDQTLTDQTLTDQTLTDLALTDQTLTDQTLTDLALTDLTLTDQTLTDLTLTDQTLTDQTLTDLALTDQTLTDQTLTDQTLTDLTLTDLTLTDQTLTDQTLTDLALTDQTLTDQTLTDLTLTDLTLTDQTLTDQTLTDQTLTDLALTDQTLTDLTLTDQTLTDLALTDQTLTDLTLTDLTLTDQTLTDLTLTDLTLTDLTLTDQALTDLTLTDLTLTDLTLTDQTLTDQTLTDLTLTDQTLTDQTLTDLTLTDQTLTDTYRPDIYRPADTHRPGTHRPDTNRPDTHRPDTYRPDTHRPDTYRPDTYRPDTYRPDTHRPDTYRPDTYRPYTHRPYTYRPDQHSDLTWHSRPGTHRPDTHRPDTHRPDTYRPDTYRPDTHRPGTNRPDTHRPGTYRPDTHRPDTYRPDTYRPDTHRPDTYRPDTYRPDTYRPDTHRPGTYRPDTYRPDTHRPDTYRPDTYRPDTYRPCTHRPDTHRPDTHRPDTHRPDTTDQTLTDQTLTDQTLTNQTLTDLTLTDLTLTDQTLTDLTLTDQTLTDQTLTDLALTDQTLTDQTLTDLTLTDLTLTDQILTDQTLTDQTLTDLTLTDLTLTDQTLTDLALTDQTLTDQTLTDLTLTDQTLTDLTLTDLTLTDLTLTDQTLTDQTLTDLTLTDQTLTDQTLTDQTLTDLTLTDQTLTDQTLTDLTLTDQTLTDLALTDQTFTDLALADQTLTVLALTDQILTDQTLTDQTLTDQTLTDQTLTDQTFTDQTLTDQTFTDQTLTDLTLTDQTLTDQTLTDQTFTDQTLTDQTLTDQTLTDQTLTDQTLTDQTFTDQTLTDQTLTDQTLTDQTLTDQTFTDQTLTDLTLTDQTLTDQTFTDLALTDQTFTDLALTDSPSALPAV from the exons ATGGTGGCAATAAGGCGATGTAGCGATTCTTATTCTCCGGGTATG ACAGCACTTACAGACCAGATACTTACAGACCTGGCACTTACAGACCAGATACTTACAGACCTGACACTCACAGACCTGGCACTCACAGACCTGGCACTCACAGACCAGACACTTACAGACCAGACACTCACAGACCTGACACTTACAGACCAGACACTCACAGACCTGGCACTAACAGACCAGACACTCACAGACCTGGCACTTACAGACCAGACACTCACAGACCAGACACTTACAGACCAGACACTTACAGACCAGACACTTACAGACCAGACACTTACAGACCTGGCACTTACAGACCAGACACTTACAGACCAGACACTTACAGACCTGGCACTTACAGACCTGACACTTACAGACCAGACACTCACAGACCTGACACTTACAGACCAGACCCTAACAGACCAGACACTCACAGACCTTGCACTCACAGACCAGACACTCACAGACCAGACACTCACAGACCAGACACTCACAGACCTG ACACTCACAGACCTTACACTCACAGACCAGACACTTACAGACCAGACACTCACAGACCTGGCACTTACAGACCAGACACTCACCGACCAGACGCTCACAGACCTTACACTCACAGACCTGACACTTACAGACCAGACACTTACAGACCAGACACTTACAGACCAGACACTTACAGACCTGGCACTTACAGACCAGACACTCACAGACCTGACACTTACAGACCAGACACTTACAGACCTGGCACTTACAGACCAGACACTTACAGACCTGACCCTCACAGACCTGACACTTACAGACCAGACACTCACAGACTTGACACTTACAGACCTGACACTTACAGACCTTACACTCACAGACCAGGCACTTACAGACCTGACACTTACAGACCTGACACTTACAGACCTGACACTTACAGACCAGACACTTACAGACCAGACACTCACAGACCTGACACTTACAGACCAGACACTCACAGACCAGACACTTACAGACCTGACACTTACAGACCAGACACTCACAGACACTTACAGACCAGACATTTACAGACCAGCAGACACTCACAGACCTGGCACTCACAGACCAGACACTAACAGACCAGACACTCACAGACCAGACACTTACAGACCAGACACTCACAGACCAGACACATACAGACCTGACACTTACAGACCAGACACTTACAGACCAGACACTCACAGACCAGACACTTACAGACCTGACACTTACAGACCTTACACTCACCGACCATACACTTACAGACCAGACCAGCACTCAGACCTG ACCTGGCACTCAAGACCTGGCACTCACAGACCTGACACTCACAGACCAGACACTCACAGACCAGACACTTACAGACCTGACACTTACAGACCAGACACTCACAGACCTGGCACTAACAGACCAGACACTCACAGACCTGGCACTTACAGACCAGACACTCACAGACCAGACACTTACAGACCAGACACTTACAGACCAGACACTCACAGACCAGACACTTACAGACCAGACACTTACAGACCAGACACTTACAGACCAGACACTCACAGACCTGGCACTTACAGACCAGACACTTACAGACCAGACACTCACAGACCTGACACTTACAGACCAGACACTTACAGACCAGACACTTACAGACCTTGCACTCACAGACCAGACACTCACAGACCAGACACTCACAGACCGGACACTCACAGACCTGACACTACAGACCAGACACTCACAGACCAGACACTTACAGACCAGACACTCACAAACCAGACACTTACAGACCTGACACTTACAGACCTTACACTCACCGACCAGACACTCACAGACCTTACACTCACAGACCAGACACTTACAGACCAGACACTCACAGACCTGGCACTTACAGACCAGACACTGACCGACCAGACGCTCACAGACCTTACACTCACAGACCTGACACTTACAGACCAGATTCTTACAGACCAGACACTTACAGACCAGACACTTACAGACCTGACACTTACAGACCTTACACTTACAGACCAGACACTCACAGACCTGGCACTCACAGACCAGACACTTACAGACCAGACACTTACAGACCTGACACTTACAGACCAGACACTTACAGACCTGACACTTACAGACCTGACACTTACAGACCTTACACTCACAGACCAGACACTTACAGACCAGACACTTACAGACCTGACACTTACAGACCAGACACTTACAGACCAGACACTTACAGACCAGACACTCACAGACCTGACACTTACAGACCAGACACTCACAGACCAGACACTTACAGACCTGACACTTACAGACCAGACACTTACAGACCTGGCACTTACAGACCAGACATTTACAGACCTGGCACTTGCAGACCAGACGCTCACAGTCCTGGCACTCACAGACCAGATACTTACAGACCAGACACTTACAGACCAGACACTCACAGACCAGACACTTACAGACCAGACACTTACAGACCAGACATTTACAGACCAGACACTTACAGACCAGACATTTACAGACCAGACACTTACAGACCTGACACTTACAGACCAGACACTTACAGACCAGACACTTACAGACCAGACATTTACAGACCAGACACTTACAGACCAGACACTTACAGACCAGACACTTACAGACCAGACACTTACAGACCAGACACTTACAGACCAGACATTTACAGACCAGACACTTACAGACCAGACACTTACAGACCAGACACTTACAGACCAGACACTTACAGACCAGACATTTACAGACCAGACACTTACAGACCTGACACTTACAGACCAGACACTTACAGACCAGACATTTACAGACCTGGCACTTACAGACCAGACATTTACAGACCTGGCACTCACAGACTCACCAAGTGCTCTTCCGGCTGTATAA